In Fusobacterium hwasookii, a single window of DNA contains:
- the bioA gene encoding adenosylmethionine--8-amino-7-oxononanoate transaminase, with protein MINNLSELQKKDLKYVFHPCAQMKDFEENPPLVIKKGDGLYLIDENGNRYMDCISSWWVNLFGHCNERINKVISEQVNTLEHVIFANFAHEPAAELCEELTKVLPKGINKFLFSDNGSSCIEMALKLSFQYHLQTGNPQKTKFISLENAYHGETIGALGVGDVDIFTETYRPLIKEGRKVRVPYVDSKLSNEEFIKIEDKCIKELEDLIVKNHNEIACMIVEPIVQGAAGIKIYSARFLKATRDLTKKYNIHLIDDEIAMGFGRTGKMFACEHAGIKPDMMCIAKGLSSGYYPIAMLCITTDIFNAFYADYKEGKSFLHSHTYSGNPLGCRIALEVLKIFKEDNVLKTINEKGTYLKNKMEEIFKDKTYIKDIRNIGLIGAIELKDNLLPNVRIGREIYNLALKKGVFVRPIGNSVYFMPPYIITNEEIDKMLDVCKESIEELLKI; from the coding sequence ATGATTAATAATTTATCTGAATTACAAAAAAAAGATTTAAAATATGTTTTTCATCCTTGTGCACAAATGAAAGATTTTGAGGAAAATCCTCCTTTAGTTATAAAAAAAGGTGATGGACTTTATTTAATAGATGAGAATGGAAATAGATATATGGATTGTATATCTAGTTGGTGGGTAAATTTATTTGGACATTGTAATGAAAGAATTAATAAAGTTATAAGTGAACAAGTAAATACTTTAGAACATGTTATTTTTGCTAATTTTGCTCATGAACCAGCAGCAGAATTATGTGAAGAACTTACAAAAGTTTTACCTAAAGGAATTAATAAATTTTTATTCTCTGATAATGGTTCTTCATGTATTGAGATGGCTTTAAAATTGAGTTTTCAATATCATTTACAAACTGGAAATCCACAAAAAACAAAATTTATTTCTCTTGAAAATGCCTATCATGGAGAAACAATAGGTGCATTAGGAGTTGGAGATGTAGATATTTTTACTGAAACATATAGACCTTTGATAAAAGAAGGTAGAAAAGTTAGAGTACCTTATGTAGATTCTAAACTATCTAATGAAGAGTTTATTAAAATTGAAGATAAATGTATAAAAGAATTAGAAGATTTAATTGTGAAAAATCATAATGAAATTGCTTGTATGATAGTTGAACCTATTGTGCAAGGTGCAGCAGGTATAAAAATATATTCTGCTAGATTTTTAAAAGCTACAAGAGACTTAACAAAAAAATATAATATTCATTTGATTGATGATGAAATAGCTATGGGATTTGGTAGAACTGGTAAGATGTTTGCCTGTGAACATGCTGGAATCAAACCTGATATGATGTGTATTGCTAAAGGTTTATCATCTGGTTATTATCCAATAGCCATGCTTTGTATTACAACTGATATATTTAATGCTTTCTATGCTGATTATAAAGAAGGTAAATCTTTTTTACATTCTCATACATATTCAGGTAATCCTTTGGGGTGTAGAATAGCCTTAGAAGTTTTAAAAATATTTAAAGAAGATAATGTCTTAAAAACCATAAATGAAAAAGGTACTTATCTTAAAAATAAAATGGAAGAAATTTTTAAAGATAAAACATATATAAAAGACATTAGAAATATTGGACTTATTGGAGCTATTGAATTAAAAGATAATCTTCTTCCAAATGTTAGAATTGGAAGAGAAATTTATAATTTGGCATTAAAAAAGGGAGTTTTTGTGAGACCTATTGGAAATAGTGTTTATTTTATGCCTCCATATATTATTACTAATGAAGAAATAGATAAAATGCTAGATGTTTGTAAAGAATCTATTGAAGAGCTTCTAAAAATATAA
- a CDS encoding GH3 family domain-containing protein, which produces MKTIENFQKEVPLTTYEDYLLYIEKIKIGEENILTHEKVKMFELTSGSTSASKLIPYTDSLKKEFQAGIKVWLYSLYKKYPSLKFGKSYWSITPKIDFQPKEKSVIPIGFEEDSEYFGRFEKYLVDSIFVNPRDIKNEKDMDRFYFKTLSALVAEKNIRLFSFWSPSLLLLLIEYLEKNSEKILKSLKEKRKQEVRKYIENKEYHKIWKKLKLISCWGDSNSTEYLKKIKEIFPNTVIQEKGLLATEGFISFPDTEKNLSKLSIYSHFFEFLSLDDNRIYNASKIEINKRYELIITTSGGLYRYCIGDIIEVISIENNVPYIKFIGRRGAVSDLFGEKLEESFLKNIMQTYKQKIDFYMFAPSKNHYILFIKTDKKINAKDLEDKLRENFHYDYCRKLGQLKEIKIFILTDNPEREYMEACQNKNQKLGNIKMTALSKESGWENIFTGYFQESEEE; this is translated from the coding sequence ATAAAAACTATTGAAAATTTTCAAAAAGAAGTTCCACTTACAACATATGAAGATTACTTGTTGTATATAGAAAAAATAAAAATAGGAGAAGAGAATATTTTAACTCATGAAAAAGTTAAGATGTTTGAACTAACAAGTGGTTCAACTTCTGCAAGTAAATTAATCCCTTACACTGATAGTTTAAAAAAAGAGTTTCAAGCTGGTATAAAAGTTTGGTTATATTCCTTATATAAAAAATATCCTAGCTTAAAATTTGGAAAAAGTTATTGGAGTATCACTCCTAAAATAGATTTTCAACCCAAAGAAAAATCCGTTATTCCAATTGGTTTTGAAGAAGATAGTGAATATTTTGGAAGATTTGAAAAATATTTAGTGGATTCTATCTTTGTAAATCCTAGAGATATTAAAAATGAAAAAGATATGGATAGATTTTACTTCAAAACTCTTTCAGCCCTTGTTGCTGAGAAAAATATTAGACTTTTTTCTTTTTGGAGTCCTAGTTTACTTCTCTTATTAATAGAGTATTTAGAAAAGAATTCTGAAAAGATTTTAAAGTCTCTCAAAGAAAAGAGAAAACAAGAAGTAAGAAAATATATAGAAAACAAAGAATATCATAAAATTTGGAAGAAACTAAAACTTATAAGTTGCTGGGGAGATAGTAATTCAACAGAATATCTAAAAAAGATTAAAGAAATTTTTCCTAATACAGTAATTCAAGAAAAGGGTTTACTTGCAACAGAAGGCTTTATCTCATTTCCAGATACTGAGAAAAATCTTTCAAAATTAAGTATTTATTCACATTTTTTTGAATTTTTATCTTTAGATGATAATAGAATTTATAATGCTTCAAAAATTGAAATCAATAAAAGATATGAACTTATTATTACAACTTCTGGAGGTTTATATAGATATTGTATAGGAGATATTATAGAAGTTATTTCTATTGAAAATAATGTACCCTATATAAAATTTATAGGAAGAAGAGGAGCAGTATCTGACTTATTTGGAGAGAAATTGGAAGAAAGTTTTTTGAAAAATATAATGCAAACTTATAAACAAAAAATAGATTTCTATATGTTTGCACCATCTAAAAATCACTATATACTTTTTATTAAAACTGATAAAAAAATAAATGCTAAAGATTTAGAAGATAAATTAAGAGAAAATTTTCACTATGATTATTGTAGAAAATTAGGACAATTAAAAGAAATAAAAATATTTATACTAACTGACAATCCTGAAAGAGAATATATGGAGGCTTGTCAAAATAAAAATCAAAAATTAGGAAATATAAAAATGACAGCTCTTTCAAAAGAAAGTGGCTGGGAGAATATCTTTACTGGATATTTTCAAGAAAGTGAGGAAGAATGA
- a CDS encoding GNAT family N-acetyltransferase → MNKIEFKIIKGNESSEEINEILNEEDMESSIQIRYIKYPTLFDSLKLDGVKEPLIVPGIDTTNNKIVGLGACTIFEDNIAYLNSFRIRKEYRNKVNFGNGYKKIIEELEKEGIDTIITTILDDNKMAKEILTKQRRNMPIYEFYKNITFYSIKNIKKNNIVVDDLYVTEYKNFQIEIKNKSNKKYFVEEYKGIYKFLYKIRKMISFFGYPELPEKNTEMQFLYIDIIAKDNDYSNTLEAIKFLQNIGCSCDFFMIGTYENTSLDIQLKKIKSFKYRSKLYKVYYGEDKNKGKDIKFKFWIL, encoded by the coding sequence ATGAATAAGATAGAATTTAAAATTATAAAGGGAAATGAGTCTAGTGAAGAAATAAATGAAATTTTAAATGAAGAAGATATGGAAAGTTCTATACAAATTAGATATATAAAGTATCCTACTCTCTTTGATTCATTGAAATTAGATGGAGTAAAAGAACCTCTTATTGTACCTGGAATAGATACTACAAACAATAAGATAGTTGGTTTGGGTGCTTGTACTATATTTGAAGATAATATTGCTTACTTAAATTCTTTTAGAATAAGAAAAGAGTATAGAAATAAGGTAAATTTTGGAAATGGCTATAAAAAGATTATAGAAGAATTAGAAAAAGAAGGAATAGATACAATTATAACAACTATTCTAGACGACAATAAAATGGCGAAAGAAATACTTACTAAACAAAGAAGAAATATGCCAATTTATGAATTTTATAAAAATATAACTTTCTATAGTATAAAAAATATTAAGAAAAATAATATAGTTGTAGATGATTTATATGTAACAGAATATAAGAATTTTCAAATAGAAATTAAAAATAAGTCAAATAAAAAATATTTTGTTGAAGAGTATAAAGGGATATATAAATTTTTATATAAGATAAGAAAAATGATTTCTTTCTTTGGTTATCCAGAACTACCAGAAAAAAATACTGAAATGCAATTTTTATATATAGATATAATTGCAAAAGATAATGACTATAGCAATACTTTAGAAGCTATAAAGTTTTTACAAAATATAGGTTGTTCTTGTGATTTTTTTATGATAGGAACTTATGAAAATACTTCATTGGATATTCAACTTAAAAAAATTAAATCTTTTAAATACAGAAGTAAACTCTATAAAGTATATTATGGAGAAGATAAAAATAAGGGAAAAGATATAAAATTCAAGTTTTGGATCTTATAA
- a CDS encoding MBL fold metallo-hydrolase — translation MINKVKLGINNLYLFENNNGDYLLLDTGLACKEDLILNKINKVIGDYNKIKVIVITHSHSDHIGNLKLLLDKIKREDKIVIIHSDAKDIMLSGEKIIPNGFYKFSKYISKKLKLKFSKDFQKGFENLSEEDLKNVIFLDFKDYEEFSLNEYGFENLKLIYTPGHSKDSISLIYNDEYLFCGDMVQNLFFKYPLIPLFGDDIEELISSWKKAIEKGY, via the coding sequence ATGATAAATAAAGTAAAATTAGGAATAAACAATCTATATTTATTTGAAAACAATAATGGTGATTACTTATTGCTTGATACAGGTTTAGCTTGTAAAGAAGATTTAATCTTAAATAAAATCAATAAAGTTATTGGAGATTATAATAAGATTAAAGTAATAGTGATTACCCATTCTCATTCTGACCATATTGGAAATTTAAAATTGTTGTTAGATAAAATTAAAAGAGAAGATAAAATTGTAATAATACACAGTGATGCTAAAGATATTATGCTTTCTGGAGAAAAAATAATTCCTAATGGCTTCTATAAATTTTCTAAATATATTTCTAAAAAATTGAAGTTAAAATTTTCAAAAGACTTTCAAAAAGGTTTTGAAAATCTTTCAGAAGAAGATTTAAAAAATGTAATATTTTTAGATTTTAAAGATTATGAAGAATTTTCTTTAAATGAATATGGATTTGAAAATTTAAAATTAATCTATACTCCAGGACATTCAAAGGACTCAATTTCCCTTATCTACAATGATGAATACTTATTCTGCGGAGATATGGTACAAAACTTATTTTTTAAATATCCACTGATTCCTCTTTTTGGAGATGATATTGAAGAATTGATTAGTTCTTGGAAAAAAGCTATAGAAAAAGGCTACTAA
- a CDS encoding TerD family protein, which yields MNNSINSIALRHFNGIYIAKNTNNNINVTLSIEEFATLIKKFEGYGYIFSKELAIAISKEERNIIIDKLKAVIKVIEDFKSDKNYTVFYKNFPDEVINMSEVDLYINQILHYWIGYLPSNSENVIKEDVEPSKLVKARELNLIDDEMIEKLFIDLLSSNVTLSEQYLDDVCVLTNNKSIKELEKYMEYIQMKETLTAVSSYILKKEGVLIGNFKTTTDILRLIAKISGDELNNKHILFAYFSRTELSQLMTKLENLQNPMPDIKRYSKPWHTFFKLYAKKINFNKYPKVKKAVDMLFGDISYMTERGKINEEIKRLPIMSEEELDNFVKGFTIFYGDYVREILSLLNKAKENQYEKLLLGLENCVTKVNTRILFQLYDRIINLKAKDKTVPRLVNSKGKWRRLKESISLSDELLNRVLQIVEDGIKTQLKEKENLGKIFIDEDYKNIMLTTSEKDSNVSLRPMTRGSRIKFNPNAEVLRFFVAWKNLDEKTLKELNTAYSKLDEKTLKELTPMYSRVDVDLSALTFNENLEFNDVVAYYNQKKSGFAFSGDITNAPEGALEYIDIFDLERLKKKGNRYILMQIRSYNGYTFEEINSVYAGVMELTSIEAKEKKNMYSTAITEGFQIVSSERTTNTILVDLKKFGYIWLDMNMDSYKLDIFQNALNYEEIPYLNDMLRYFSRKQYITMYDLLRLNADVRGVLTKDKKEADVIFEKVDNKNNLALADILSNYL from the coding sequence ATGAATAACTCAATAAATAGTATAGCCCTTAGACATTTTAATGGAATATATATAGCTAAAAATACAAATAATAATATCAATGTAACATTAAGTATAGAAGAGTTTGCAACTCTAATAAAAAAGTTTGAAGGCTATGGCTATATTTTTAGTAAAGAGCTAGCTATTGCTATTTCAAAAGAAGAAAGAAATATAATAATTGATAAATTAAAAGCTGTTATAAAAGTAATTGAAGATTTTAAATCAGATAAGAATTACACTGTATTCTATAAAAATTTCCCTGATGAAGTTATAAATATGAGCGAAGTAGATTTATATATAAATCAAATTCTTCACTACTGGATAGGATATTTACCAAGTAATAGTGAAAATGTAATAAAAGAGGATGTTGAACCCTCTAAGTTAGTTAAAGCAAGGGAATTAAATTTAATTGATGATGAAATGATAGAAAAATTATTTATAGACTTATTATCAAGTAATGTAACTCTTTCAGAGCAATATTTAGATGATGTTTGTGTTTTAACTAATAATAAATCAATTAAAGAATTAGAAAAATATATGGAATATATTCAAATGAAAGAAACTCTTACAGCTGTTTCAAGTTATATTCTTAAAAAAGAAGGAGTTTTAATAGGAAACTTTAAAACAACAACAGATATTTTGAGATTGATAGCAAAGATATCTGGGGATGAATTAAATAATAAACATATACTTTTTGCATATTTTTCAAGAACAGAGTTAAGCCAACTGATGACTAAACTTGAAAATTTACAAAATCCTATGCCAGATATTAAAAGATACTCTAAACCTTGGCATACTTTTTTTAAACTTTATGCTAAAAAAATTAATTTTAACAAGTATCCTAAGGTAAAAAAAGCTGTGGATATGCTGTTTGGAGATATTTCCTATATGACTGAGAGAGGAAAAATCAATGAAGAAATTAAAAGACTTCCTATTATGTCAGAAGAAGAATTAGATAATTTTGTCAAAGGATTTACAATTTTTTATGGAGATTATGTAAGAGAAATTTTATCCTTACTGAATAAAGCAAAGGAAAATCAATATGAAAAATTATTGCTAGGTTTAGAAAATTGTGTAACTAAAGTTAATACAAGAATATTATTTCAATTATATGATAGAATAATAAATTTAAAAGCAAAGGATAAAACTGTTCCTCGTTTAGTAAATAGCAAAGGAAAATGGAGAAGATTAAAAGAAAGTATTTCCCTATCTGATGAATTATTAAATAGAGTATTACAAATTGTAGAAGATGGAATAAAAACACAATTAAAAGAGAAAGAAAATCTAGGAAAAATTTTTATTGATGAAGACTATAAAAATATTATGTTGACTACAAGTGAAAAAGATAGCAATGTAAGTTTAAGACCTATGACAAGAGGTTCAAGAATAAAGTTTAATCCCAATGCAGAGGTTTTAAGATTTTTTGTTGCTTGGAAAAATTTAGATGAGAAAACTTTAAAAGAATTAAATACTGCATATAGTAAATTAGATGAAAAAACTTTAAAAGAATTAACTCCTATGTATAGCAGAGTAGATGTAGATTTATCAGCACTTACTTTTAATGAAAATTTAGAATTTAATGATGTAGTAGCCTACTATAATCAAAAGAAATCTGGTTTTGCTTTCAGTGGAGACATTACTAATGCACCAGAGGGAGCCTTAGAATATATTGATATTTTTGATTTAGAAAGACTAAAGAAAAAAGGAAATAGATATATCTTAATGCAAATTCGTTCATATAATGGATATACATTTGAAGAAATAAATAGTGTCTATGCTGGTGTAATGGAATTAACTTCTATTGAAGCCAAAGAAAAGAAAAATATGTATAGTACTGCAATAACAGAAGGATTTCAAATTGTATCTTCTGAAAGAACAACTAATACAATTTTAGTTGATTTAAAAAAATTTGGATATATTTGGCTAGATATGAATATGGATAGTTATAAGTTAGATATATTTCAAAATGCTTTAAATTACGAAGAAATACCTTATTTAAATGATATGTTAAGATATTTTTCAAGAAAACAGTATATAACTATGTATGATTTATTAAGATTAAATGCTGATGTTAGAGGAGTTTTAACAAAAGATAAAAAAGAAGCAGATGTTATTTTTGAAAAAGTTGATAATAAAAATAATTTAGCACTTGCTGATATTTTGAGTAATTACCTTTAA
- a CDS encoding OmpP1/FadL family transporter, which translates to MKKLLLLSVILSSGLYAASIDHVQTYTPDYLANQAQTGIINGASTYYNPAGLGRLEKGKYFHTGLQFAHGHEKMSYGKKTHKAKLNQAIPNVSLTFVDEKGATFFNFGAIAGGGDLEYDGVSGVDVLTDLAQFKPLGIYDKGSNLKGSNKYEQITLGRAFNVDDKLSISVAGRVVHGTRKLNGNLNIGANPTAQYKQAKAQQVAQEVSKAVDAATQGQGLSAAQIAAIKAQKTNEALAKLQQKVGALTKNGLNGDIDSKREAWGYGFQLGLNYKVNDKLNLAARYDSRVKMNFKAKGHEYQLQTTDILGQTIGLSTFYPQYTINSKVRRDLPAILSVGASYKVTDNYLVSTSGNFYFNRQAKMDRVKAFGGYSHGGDYKNGWEIAIGNEYKLNDKFTLIGSVNYADTGAKTASFNDTEYALNSVTLGAGVRYQYDESLAITASVAHFIYQGADGNFKEKYRVAENQKYKKEISAVGLSITKKF; encoded by the coding sequence ATGAAAAAATTATTATTGCTATCAGTAATATTATCAAGTGGGTTATATGCCGCATCAATTGATCATGTTCAAACATATACTCCTGACTACCTTGCAAATCAAGCTCAGACAGGTATAATTAATGGGGCATCTACTTATTATAATCCTGCTGGACTTGGAAGATTAGAGAAAGGAAAATATTTCCATACAGGTCTTCAGTTTGCACATGGACATGAAAAAATGTCTTATGGTAAAAAAACACATAAAGCAAAATTAAATCAAGCAATTCCAAATGTTTCTTTAACATTTGTTGATGAAAAAGGTGCCACTTTTTTTAACTTTGGTGCAATTGCTGGAGGGGGAGACTTAGAATATGATGGTGTATCAGGAGTGGATGTATTAACTGACTTAGCTCAATTTAAACCACTAGGAATCTATGATAAAGGTTCTAATTTAAAAGGTTCTAACAAATATGAACAAATTACTCTAGGTAGAGCTTTTAATGTAGATGATAAATTATCAATTTCTGTAGCAGGTAGAGTTGTTCATGGTACAAGAAAATTAAATGGTAACTTAAATATAGGTGCTAATCCAACTGCTCAATATAAACAAGCAAAAGCTCAACAAGTAGCACAAGAAGTTAGCAAAGCTGTAGATGCTGCAACACAAGGTCAAGGACTTTCAGCAGCTCAAATCGCAGCAATAAAAGCACAAAAAACAAATGAAGCATTAGCAAAACTTCAACAAAAAGTTGGAGCTTTAACTAAAAATGGTTTAAATGGGGATATTGATTCAAAAAGAGAAGCATGGGGTTATGGTTTCCAATTAGGACTTAACTATAAAGTAAATGATAAATTAAACTTAGCTGCAAGATATGATTCAAGAGTAAAAATGAATTTTAAAGCAAAAGGACATGAATATCAATTACAAACAACTGATATTTTAGGACAAACTATTGGTTTATCTACTTTTTACCCACAATATACTATAAACTCTAAAGTAAGAAGAGATTTACCAGCAATACTATCAGTTGGAGCTTCATATAAAGTTACAGATAATTATTTAGTATCTACTTCAGGTAATTTCTACTTTAATCGTCAAGCAAAAATGGATAGAGTTAAAGCCTTTGGTGGATATTCACATGGTGGAGATTACAAAAATGGTTGGGAAATTGCAATTGGGAATGAATATAAATTAAATGATAAATTCACTTTAATTGGAAGTGTAAACTATGCTGATACTGGAGCAAAGACTGCTTCATTTAATGATACTGAATATGCTTTAAACTCTGTTACACTAGGTGCTGGTGTAAGATATCAATATGATGAAAGTTTAGCAATCACAGCTTCTGTTGCTCACTTTATTTATCAAGGGGCAGATGGAAATTTTAAAGAAAAATATAGAGTAGCTGAAAATCAAAAATACAAAAAAGAAATTTCAGCCGTAGGTTTATCTATTACTAAAAAGTTTTAA
- a CDS encoding B12-binding domain-containing radical SAM protein — protein sequence MKIAFLAPAGAMHRFNGSFGKSLHYAPLTLTTLAALIPESLIAEAKIYDETIEKIPLDLEADIIVMTSITGTSQRCYAYADYFRQRGITVVLGGVHPSLMPEEASQHADVIMVGFAEQTFPQMLLDFKNGRLKRMYIQDKEFNLENKVIPRRELLQKDKYITTATVEVVRGCSLPCTFCAYPTAFGRKIYKRPIKEVLSEIEMFSEKIILFPDVNLIADREYAMRLFKEMKSLNKYWMGLVTSSVGIDENMIKTFADSGCKGLLIGFESITQESQSYINKGINKVADYAELMKKLHDYGILVQGCFAFGSDEEDTSVFERTVEAVVKAKIDLPRYSILTPFPKTQFYAQLEAENRIFEKNWAMYDVEHCVFTPKKMTVEELEKGTAWAWRETYSMKNIFKRLAPFTHSPWISLPLNIAYRKYADKYEHFTREVMCDNSDIPIID from the coding sequence ATGAAAATAGCTTTTTTAGCACCTGCTGGTGCAATGCACCGTTTTAATGGAAGTTTTGGAAAGAGTTTACATTATGCACCATTGACATTAACAACTTTGGCGGCATTAATCCCTGAAAGTTTAATTGCTGAGGCAAAAATTTATGATGAAACCATTGAAAAAATTCCTTTGGATTTAGAAGCAGATATAATTGTTATGACTTCTATCACAGGAACATCTCAAAGATGTTATGCTTATGCAGATTATTTTAGACAAAGAGGTATCACTGTTGTTTTAGGTGGAGTTCACCCCTCACTTATGCCAGAAGAAGCTTCTCAACATGCAGATGTTATAATGGTAGGATTCGCTGAACAAACTTTTCCACAAATGCTTTTAGATTTTAAAAATGGAAGATTAAAAAGAATGTATATTCAAGATAAAGAATTTAATTTAGAGAATAAGGTAATTCCTAGAAGAGAGCTTTTACAAAAAGATAAATATATCACAACAGCTACTGTTGAAGTTGTTAGAGGTTGTTCACTGCCTTGTACTTTCTGTGCTTATCCAACTGCCTTTGGAAGAAAAATATATAAAAGACCTATAAAGGAAGTCTTGTCTGAGATTGAAATGTTCTCTGAAAAGATTATCCTCTTCCCTGATGTAAATCTAATCGCTGATAGAGAGTATGCAATGAGACTTTTTAAGGAAATGAAATCTTTAAATAAATATTGGATGGGACTTGTAACTTCTTCTGTGGGTATAGATGAAAATATGATTAAAACTTTTGCTGATAGTGGTTGTAAAGGGCTATTAATTGGTTTTGAGTCCATCACACAAGAATCACAAAGTTATATCAATAAAGGAATAAATAAGGTTGCTGATTATGCAGAACTTATGAAAAAACTTCATGACTATGGAATTTTAGTACAAGGTTGTTTTGCCTTTGGAAGTGATGAAGAAGATACTTCTGTATTTGAAAGAACTGTTGAAGCAGTTGTTAAAGCTAAAATTGATTTACCAAGATATAGTATTTTAACACCTTTCCCTAAGACACAATTCTATGCTCAACTTGAAGCAGAAAATAGAATATTTGAAAAGAATTGGGCTATGTATGATGTGGAACACTGTGTATTTACTCCTAAAAAAATGACAGTTGAGGAATTAGAAAAAGGCACTGCTTGGGCTTGGAGAGAAACATATAGTATGAAGAATATCTTTAAAAGATTGGCTCCATTCACTCATAGTCCTTGGATATCTTTACCTTTAAATATAGCTTATAGAAAATATGCAGACAAGTATGAACATTTTACAAGGGAAGTTATGTGTGATAATTCAGATATTCCTATAATAGATTAA
- a CDS encoding lysophospholipid acyltransferase family protein, protein MIILKLIFDFIIYLIFLIFISIFKILPSKIKLKFSEFLGLLLYYLIPKGRKLSLRNLNLILNEQYNYNLTENQIKDIAIKSYKNTMKSFLLPFWIYEYGEKYPPIIHNLELLEKLKETNDRIILATLHYGFFHMSMYPIIDEPMFIIVRPVPNKSIETYMNKIRFKKNMLSFTEQNIKALFKHKKSKGFFIMLNDVRKPDGEKVTFFNLPTTASGFTAFYSIRENLPIIVIHNEVDSNNICNIYINEIIYPENYTDKNDLTDKLLKVYEKIILNNPEQWYWFQDRWINKK, encoded by the coding sequence GTGATAATATTGAAACTAATATTTGATTTTATAATCTATCTTATATTTCTAATATTTATATCTATTTTTAAAATCTTACCTAGTAAAATCAAATTAAAATTTTCTGAATTTCTAGGGCTTCTTTTATATTACCTAATTCCAAAGGGTAGAAAGTTATCTTTAAGAAATCTAAATCTAATTTTAAATGAACAGTATAATTATAATTTAACAGAAAATCAAATTAAAGATATTGCTATTAAATCTTATAAAAATACTATGAAGTCTTTTTTATTACCATTTTGGATTTATGAATATGGCGAAAAATATCCACCTATTATTCATAACTTAGAACTATTAGAAAAATTAAAAGAAACGAATGATAGAATTATTTTAGCCACATTACATTATGGATTTTTTCATATGAGTATGTATCCTATCATAGATGAACCAATGTTTATAATAGTCAGACCTGTTCCCAATAAATCTATTGAAACTTATATGAATAAAATTAGATTTAAGAAAAATATGCTTTCTTTCACTGAACAAAATATAAAAGCACTTTTTAAACATAAGAAATCAAAAGGTTTCTTTATTATGTTAAATGATGTTAGAAAACCTGATGGAGAAAAGGTAACATTTTTTAATTTACCAACAACAGCTTCAGGCTTTACAGCTTTTTATTCTATAAGAGAAAATTTACCTATCATTGTTATCCATAATGAAGTGGATAGTAATAATATTTGTAATATTTATATTAATGAAATTATCTACCCTGAAAACTATACTGATAAAAATGATTTAACAGATAAACTTCTAAAAGTTTATGAAAAAATTATTTTAAATAATCCAGAACAATGGTATTGGTTTCAAGATAGATGGATAAATAAAAAATAG